AGTTCCCTCATACGTGCCAGAAACAGAGGGGCACGGATTATCTGGTGCACCGGTGTCAATTATTTCCAGTTCAAGTCCCGTGCACGTGTAGGTGCCGTTCGTGTATCTGTTCTCTATGGGATTGCCATCGGTGTCAGATACGGTGCACCAGGTTGGATCGAACAAGAGGTCCGAGGTGCCGTCCGTCAAACATTCACCGTGCAGCGTTAAGGTTGCCAGCTTGTAGGTGCCTGAAGAAATGGGGACCATGGTTAGGTAGTTGTCCTCCAGGACTCGAACCACGCCGGGAGCGTAGGGGGTGAACATGTGGGAGCCGAAGGGACTGGTGCTGAAGTCTGCCGAGGTGACGTTCACGCAGCTCGGATCGAAGTGAAGGTCAAACTGGTAGGCAAGGGCACCGTATGTCAAGCCTGTGTCATCATAGTCCACCCAGAGCTCGACTTCTGTATCTTCATTATAGTCACCCGGGCTATCCGAAGGGACGAGATAGGCGTCCCAGGGAACCTCCTCGGATTCTAGGGTAAATGAGCCGTTGATCACCGTTGCCGGGATGCTATGATAGTCGATATCTGTTAACGTAGTGATATGAAGGTTTAAGGGAGTTGAGCTGCCAGCACTGCCAACTGCGTTGAAGGTGACGTTTGCAAAAATGATGTCACCGCTCACCCCTGCTATGTTCCAGGCAGATATTCTGGCGATGCCGGTGGTATTGTCGATGCTCCAGGCAATAACGGTTGAGTAGGGGCCGCTAGAAATACCAGTAATGTGAACCACTTCAGGAACATACGAAATGTTTATGGTGCCGGTGCTGTAATTTTGCACGTTACTGATTAATATAGGGGCAGTTACAGTGCCACTGGGTTGAGAAGAGATGTTGGCAATAGAAACGGTCGTGGTTGCTGATGCTTGCGTAATCGACAATGCAAACCCCAATACCAGTAAAAATGAGAGAAAGGTAAATCGTGTAGTAAAAATTTTACATATTTCTTTTTTATCAATGTGGAATTTCATTGCAAATCTCCCCGCATGCGGAGCAGGAAGAGAGAAGCTATAAGCAAAGCGAAGCATGCGAAAAGGGACTCAAAACCGGGAATTTCCGGTGTAGGCAAGGGAGTTACTTCTCTGGTTGGCAGGGGTGCTGGAGATGAAGGTGGAGGTGGGGTAGGAGTGGGGGTTGGCGTAAGTGAAGGTGAAGGAGATGGAGTAGGGGTTGGAGTGGGGGTTGGAGTATTAGGTCCACCGGTATCAGATTCTGGTCCTATGCAGGCATAGGTGCCGTTCGTGTATCTGTTCTCTATGGGATTGCCATCGGTGTCAGATACGGTGCACCAGGTTGGATCGAACAAGAGGTCCGAGGTGCCGTCCTCCAGACATTCACCGTGCAGGGTGAGGGTTGCCAGCTTGTAGGTGCCTGAAGAAAGGGGGACCATGGTTAAATAGTTGTCCTCCAGGACTTGAACCACGCCGGGAGCGTAGGGGGTGAACATGTGGGAGCCGAAGGGACTGGTGCTGAAGTCTGCTGAAGTGACGTTCACGCAGTTCGGATCGAAGTGAAGGTCAAACTGGTA
The genomic region above belongs to Methanocellales archaeon and contains:
- a CDS encoding cohesin domain-containing protein, with protein sequence MKFHIDKKEICKIFTTRFTFLSFLLVLGFALSITQASATTTVSIANISSQPSGTVTAPILISNVQNYSTGTINISYVPEVVHITGISSGPYSTVIAWSIDNTTGIARISAWNIAGVSGDIIFANVTFNAVGSAGSSTPLNLHITTLTDIDYHSIPATVINGSFTLESEEVPWDAYLVPSDSPGDYNEDTEVELWVDYDDTGLTYGALAYQFDLHFDPSCVNVTSADFSTSPFGSHMFTPYAPGVVRVLEDNYLTMVPISSGTYKLATLTLHGECLTDGTSDLLFDPTWCTVSDTDGNPIENRYTNGTYTCTGLELEIIDTGAPDNPCPSVSGTYEGTLRIRPSSDFNVSCLYTYPCLGTGGHTEYVKIENSSWNVTANWAGYQGDWHNVSFDEPFTLKAGETYNYTIITGSYPQVIHERDYTTLDGSFIHCTGFIDANGKTYDNWIPAIRLSK